One window of Macrococcus sp. 19Msa1099 genomic DNA carries:
- the bshA gene encoding N-acetyl-alpha-D-glucosaminyl L-malate synthase BshA: MKIGITCYPTMGGSGIIATELGIKMAKRGHDVHFITSNTPFRIHFQMPNITVHQVDVNQYSVFQYPPYDITLATKIAEVINLYDLDVLHMHYAVPHAICGILARQIARKDVKIVTTLHGTDITVLGYDSTLKEAIKFGIEDSDVVTSVSNSLTEETYEIVAPNKEIQTVYNFINEEDFNNASNPKLRACYGITEEEKVVIHVSNFRKVKRIQDILKTFKQVSEKTASKLLLIGDGPELSNMRLCAEQLGIGDKVLFLGKQEQVAPLYQMADLFLLMSEKESFGLVLLEAMHSGVVCIGTTAGGIKEVIRHGETGYIVDVGDTEAAGEYALALLTDDILYKRFQKNMIEDINSRFSSEHITDQYEAIYSNLIEGAREQ; the protein is encoded by the coding sequence ATGAAAATTGGAATTACATGTTATCCGACAATGGGAGGTTCAGGTATCATTGCTACTGAACTAGGAATAAAAATGGCAAAACGTGGACATGATGTGCATTTTATTACGTCTAATACACCATTTAGAATTCATTTTCAGATGCCTAATATTACTGTTCACCAGGTGGATGTCAATCAATATTCCGTCTTTCAATATCCACCTTATGATATTACACTTGCTACAAAAATAGCGGAAGTTATTAATCTGTATGATCTTGATGTCCTTCATATGCATTACGCTGTTCCCCATGCAATTTGTGGTATTCTTGCCCGACAAATTGCGAGAAAAGATGTAAAGATAGTAACGACTTTACACGGAACGGATATCACAGTATTAGGCTATGATTCAACGCTTAAGGAAGCAATTAAGTTTGGAATAGAAGATAGCGATGTTGTTACAAGTGTCAGTAATTCGTTAACAGAAGAGACCTATGAAATTGTTGCACCCAATAAAGAGATTCAGACGGTCTACAACTTTATTAACGAAGAAGATTTTAATAATGCATCCAATCCTAAATTGAGGGCCTGCTATGGTATTACCGAAGAAGAAAAGGTAGTTATACACGTATCGAATTTCCGTAAAGTTAAACGCATACAAGACATCTTGAAAACATTTAAGCAAGTGTCTGAAAAGACTGCTTCTAAGTTATTATTGATTGGTGATGGGCCAGAGCTGTCAAATATGCGACTTTGTGCTGAGCAGCTGGGTATAGGTGACAAGGTGTTATTTCTTGGAAAGCAGGAACAAGTAGCACCATTATATCAGATGGCAGATTTATTCTTATTGATGAGTGAAAAAGAAAGTTTCGGTCTCGTATTGTTAGAGGCGATGCATTCCGGTGTCGTATGTATCGGAACAACAGCGGGAGGTATTAAAGAGGTTATCAGACATGGAGAAACAGGTTATATTGTGGATGTTGGAGATACGGAGGCTGCCGGAGAATATGCACTTGCTCTGTTAACAGATGATATACTTTATAAAAGATTCCAGAAAAACATGATAGAAGATATTAACTCAAGATTTTCATCTGAACATATTACAGATCAATACGAAGCAATCTACAGTAATTTAATTGAAGGTGCAAGAGAACAGTGA
- a CDS encoding nucleotide pyrophosphohydrolase, which produces MKTLEEMQQEVDKYISQFKTGYFTPMENMVRLTEEVGELAREINHVYGPKQKKLSEQEKEIGMELADNLFVLISLANSMDIDLTHYFDRTMEKFNTRDFNRFERK; this is translated from the coding sequence ATGAAAACATTAGAAGAAATGCAGCAGGAAGTTGATAAATATATTAGCCAGTTTAAGACAGGCTACTTTACACCGATGGAAAATATGGTCCGACTCACGGAAGAGGTAGGAGAGCTTGCGCGTGAAATCAATCATGTGTATGGACCAAAACAAAAGAAGTTAAGTGAACAAGAAAAAGAAATAGGAATGGAGCTCGCAGATAACTTGTTTGTACTCATCTCTCTTGCAAATTCAATGGATATTGATCTAACCCATTATTTCGATAGAACAATGGAGAAATTTAATACAAGAGATTTTAATAGATTCGAAAGAAAATAA